Part of the Cryptosporangium arvum DSM 44712 genome, GCGAGGCCGAGGGACTCGGCGTGCTGCCGTGGTCGCCGCTGCGTGGCGGGTGGCTGTCCGGGCGCTACACCCGGGAGATGGCCGGTGCCCCCGACGGCTCGCGGGTGAAGACCGCCGAGGCGCAGGGGTGGAGCGAGACCTGGGCCGCGTACGCGAACGAGACCACGTGGTCGATCCTGGACGAGCTGCGCGCGATCGCCGACGCGCGGGGCAGGAGCGTCGCGCAGGTGGCGCTGCGCTGGGTGCTGCAGCGCCCCGGCGTGACCGCGCCGATCCTCGGTGCGTCCAAGTTCTCCCAGCTCGAGGACAACCTCGGCGCGGTGGGCTGGGAGTTGTCCGGCGAGGAGCTGGAGCGGTTGACCGCGGTCAGCGAGGTGACCGCGCCGTACCCGTACGACGCGTCGATGCGTGACCTCGCGACCAACCGCTGACGCCGCCCGGGCCGCCGGCGGGTGGGGTCCAGACGTCCCGGCCCAGGGCCATCGCGATCGCGTGCGCGCGGTCGCGCGCGGTCGCGCGTCGCGTCGGCCCCGCCCAGGTTCGGCATCCGCAGATCCATCAGGACGACGTCGGGCCGGGTCTCCTCGACCAGGCGCACCGCCTCGGCGCCGTCGGCGGCGGCGCCCGCGACCTCGATGTCGTCGGTGAGACCGAGCAGCGTCACCAGCACGTCGCGCACGCGGACCGCTCCACGGCCACCTCGCCCCCGAGTTCACGGTGCGTGGTCGTCAGCTCGTCGAGGACCGCGTCGACGTCACCGACCGGCTCGCGCAGCGCGGTGACCGCTCGTCCGGCCTCGGCCAGACCGTCCACCGCGAGTCCGCGCGCGGCGATCACCCGCTCGCGGGCTTCGGCGTCGCGTCCGGATTCGAGCAGGGCGTCCCCGGCGTCGAGCT contains:
- a CDS encoding histidine kinase is translated as MARDLHAVLARSPGGLVIQLDAGDALLESGRDAEARERVIAARGLAVDGLAEAGRAVTALREPVGDVDAVLDELTTTHRELGGEVAVERSACATCW